The sequence below is a genomic window from Thermus hydrothermalis.
TCCTCCTCGGCTTGGAAGAAGGCTACAGCGCCGCCCTTTCCCTCTCCGCCCTCTGGCGGGAGGCCCAGGACCTCCTCTCCCTCATGGGGGGAAAGCGGCGCCTGGAGGTGCGGTACCTGCCCGGAAGCCACAGCAAGCTCTACCTCCTGGAAGGCCCCGCGGGGGTGCGCACGGTTTTCGGGAGCCTGAACCTTTCCCTGAACGCCTGGACGGGGGAACAGGCCGAGATCGCTGCCTTCTCGGACCCGAGGTCCCTCCACGCCACCTCACCGAGGAGAACCGCCTGGCCCAGGTGGTGAAAGGGGTAGGGGACGACCCTGGAGTGCGCCGGGCCCTCGTCCTCACCGCCAACCTGGAGCACTTCAGAAGCGAGGAGCAGATCCTGCGCCGGTCCTGGTTCGTCCCCTTCGAGCACCTCCCCCAAGGGGTAGCCTCCACCGACCTCGAGGACCTCCTCAAGACCGTCCGCCCCGACTTGCTCCTCCTCTTCCTGAAGGAGGCTTTCCCTACCCCCGAAGCGATGGCTGCCCTTCTCCACGCCAAAGACCCCCTCGCCCCCGAGGAGCCTAACGGGGACTACCGGGCCCACCTCCTCGCCCGCTGGCGCAACCTCTACCACACGCAGCGGGAGCTGTTCCGGGAGATCCAGGCCCCCGACATCGCCACCGGCAGAGTCATCCCCTGCTTCGTGGTGGACAAGGAACGGGCGGGCTTTCTCGTGCCCCTCCAGTCCTTCGACAACGGCTTCAGCGGGAACGGCCAGGCCTTCCTCCTGAAAAAGGAAGCCTTCCTTCAGGCCATCGGGGAGGCGAAGCCCTGGTGGCGAAGGAGGATCGCGTGGTGGAAGGGGTGAACGAAGCGATGGCGGGCCCGTACTTGGAGGGACTAGAGGAAATAACGGGGGGAAGTGGTGTCAGGTGCTAGTCTAATGAACAAGAGGTGAAGACATGGGACCAATGTGGCGCTCGGTTGCACATAGGTTGGTGGTCTTTTTGGCTGGAAGTTTAGCCCTTACGGTACAAGCCCAGGGCGGTGGAGGCGTGGGGGATACCCCCCTGCCGGGTGCGGGACAGGTATGGCGGACGGTATCCACCCGGCTTCACGCCGTCGCCTACGGCGGGGGCCGTTTCGTGGCGGTCGGGTGGGGTGGTACCGCCCTCATCTCCACAGATGGCGTGAACTGGGTATCCACGCCCTTGGGAACGGCGGCTCTTCTCATGGGCGTTACCTACGGCAACGGTCATTTCGTGGCGGTGGGGTTAGGCGGTACAATCCTTACTTCCAGGGACGGAACGAACTGGTCTCCCGCGAGGTTGGGGCTGATAAGGGCAAAGGGCTTCAACGGCGTTGCCTACGGTAGAAATGGGTTTGTGGCGGTGGGGTTTGACGGTGCCATCTTCTTCTCCCCGAACGGGATGGACTGGTTCTCCGTGCGTTCGCAGACGACCAACAGCCTCAACTCCGTTACCTACGGCGACGGTCGTTTCGTAGCGGTGGGGGAAAATGGCACTATCCTCGTTTCCCCAAACGGAACAAGCTGGCTTCCCGTGAAATCGGGGACAACGAGCCATCTCAACGCTATTGCCTACGGTGACGGCCGTTTTGTGGCGGTAGGACCCAGGGACACCATCCTCACCTCCACAAACGGGACGGACTGGACCCCCGCACGTTTGGAAACGCCAAGCTACTTCACTAACGTCACCTACGGCGGGGGTTGGTTCGTCGCGGTAGGGATTCTCGGCACCATCTTTGTTTCCCCGGATGGGGTGAACTGGACCCGTGTGCGGTTTGGGATGGGGAATTCCCTTTTTGGCCTCACCTATGGCGGGGGCCGCTTCGTGGCGGTAGGAGCAGGTACCAGCATCCTCGTTTCTCCGGACGGAGCGAGCTGGGTTTCCGTTGGGGTGGCAACAACAGACTTCCTCGAAAGCGTCGCCTACGGCGAAGGTCGCTTCGTGGCGGTTGGGTTTGGTGGTGCCAGCATCCTGGTTTCCCCGGACGGAGAAAACTGGGCCTCTGTGGGTACATGGGCAAACGGCCTTCGGGGTGTCACCTACGGCGGGGGCCGCTTCGTGGCGGTAGGAAAGGACGGCGCCATCCTCGTTTCCTCAGATGGAACAAACTGGATTTCTGTGAGTTCGGGGACGGCGCACCACCTCAACGCTGTTGCCTACGGCGGTAGTCGCTTCGTAGCGGTCGGGGAAGGTGGCACCATCCTCATCTCCCCGGACGGGATGAACTGGGCTCCCGCCCGTTCAGAAACAGAAAAGGACCTCAATGGGGTTGCCTACGGCGAAAACCGCTTCGTAGCGGTAGGAAATGATGGTGTCATCCTCGTTTCCCCTGACGGAACCGGCTGGCTCCCTGCGAGCTCGGGAACGGCAAACCGCCTCAACGCCGTAACCTATGGCGGTAGTCGCTTCGTGGCGGTCGGGGATAAGGGCACCGTCCTCACTTCCACAAATGGGGTGAGCTGGACCCACGCACGTTCAGAAACGACGAGGAACCTCAATGGTGTCACCTACACCGGGGAGCACTTCGTGGCAGTAGGCCAAATCGGTACCATCCTCGTTTCCCCAGGCGGAGCGAGTTGGTTTCCTGTGAATTCAGGAGTGCTAAGCCCCCTCAAAGCCGCCGCCTACGGTGGAGGCCGGTTCGTGGTGGTGGGGGAAGATGGCACCATCCTCGTTTCTCCCTAGCCGGACCCCCTGTACGCCACCGACAACCAAGAACGACCTGACCCGCTCCCTTAAGCAGAAGGAAGCGGACAGAGGGAATAGCCCTCGAGGACCAAGGAGGGTCTTCAGCCCTCGAGGTGGGGGACCCGAAGGCGGTGGAAGAAGTGAAAGCCAGGGCGCTGATAATGAGGCTGAGGCGATGCGGGAGGCGGTGAGAGTGTCTTGCCTCCACGGTACTGATAAGAAAACGGTCGTGGGGGCAAGACGCCCCGCCCCAAGCCCCAAAGCCTATTGGTTTAGTTTTCGCTTCCAGCGCCCTTCGGAAAATGCGAGGAGTCCAGGAGCGGGCGCTCGCCCGCCTAAAGGCGCACCCCCCAGCGGGTGGACGGGTGGCAGGAGATGGCGTGAGAAGGAAATGGGCGTCACGCAAAAACGACATTGGCTGACGGGATGCTCCGGTACCGTGGGCAGAAGGAGGTGCGCATGACGGTGAAAAGGGAAAGGCTCCTCGAGGCGGCCCGGGATGCGGTAGCGGACTGATGGGTGGACGCATGAGACAGGCTCGTGGAGGTACAGGAGGCGCTGGACTACTTGGCGGACGAGGAGCTGGAAACCCTGCTAGGGGCCCTTAGAGAGTGAGGATATAGATAGCGCGGGGAAACTGGTACGGGCAGCGTGCGAAAGGGCCGGGGTAAGCCTCTACTGACGTACGGGCGCATGGGGGCGGTAAGGCGTAGGAGCCACCGCCCCCGCCTCAGGGGCCCGGAGCCCCCTCCGCAAACGCAAAGGCCTTCTTCGCGAAAGAGAGCTTTCGCGAAAATAAGGTATACCAAGCCCTGTTTGGAAAGCTGCAGGGTTTATTTCGCACGTTAACGCCCCCGTATGAAGAAAGGTGAGGCCTTGCCCCCCACCTAGCCTCGAGGCTCCCAACCTTGAGCGCTCGCCAGCGGCTAGTCCCCAGCCTTCAAGGGCTTAGCACGGATTCCTCCTTGGTCGTGGAAACCCCTGGTCAGGGAGAGCTCCCAAGAAAGAAGAATGGGCCCATGCTGCCCCAGATAGCCTCGTCCTTCTCCTCAGATTATTGGTTAGAATGTTGGGCAAATGCGTAGGAGAAACCTCGCCCTCTTAGTCCTTCTTCTCACCCTCTCCGCCTGCGGTACCCTCAACCTGCCGGGCCTCGAGCCCAACCCGGTCTCCCTCCCCACCTCCTCCGAGCCCGTGGCCTACGTCAACCCCGGGAGCACCTACACCCTGACCCTCTCCCTGACGGAAACCAAAAAGTCCGTGGAAGTGCGGGTAGCCCTCGCTGACCCCTGCGCCAAGGGCACCACCAGTTGCCCCGGCTGGGACGCTAGCCGCTACCCCGGCGTGACCCACCCCACGGAGCCCGTGCGCCTGGACGGCACCCGGTCCCAGGCCACCCTCACCTTCGCCGTGGCCCCGGACGCCCTGCCCCAGGGGCCCTTCAAGTACGAGGTGGTGGTGCGGGACGAGGGGGGCAAGGAGTGGACCCTTCCCTTCTACCTGAAGATCCGGGACACCGAGGGCCGGTCCGCCCTCAAGGCCCTCAACGACTGGCGGACCCGGGCGGGGCTCCCCCCCGTCCAGGAGGACCCCGAGTGGAGCTGGCGGGGGTGGCTGCACAGCCGATACATGGTGCAAAGCTACCCGGACCGACGGCCACACGACGAGGACCTGTCCCAACCTTTCAGTACCCCTGAGGGAAAGGAAGCGGGGAAAAGGGGCAACGAATGGCTCCGGTTCTACCGCCTGAATGGGCAACCCGTGTTCCCCCCTGAGGAGCAAACGGTCAATCGGTGGATCGCCGCGCCCTTCCACCGCTTCAACCTCATCTACCCCTGGCCCCTCACCGTGGGATCGGGTACTTACTGGGATGTCGGACCCTTGCCTGGCTATGGGGGCAGCTACGGGCGAAGCGGGAGCACCCTCCCGAACCTCTCCCTCTGGACGAGCGACAAGCCCACCCGGGAGGTTCTCTTCCCCAGCCCGGGAATGGTGGTTCCCCTGGACCGGTACATAGGAAGTGAGAACCCCAACCCCATCTACCCCTGCTCCAACCCCAGCGCTTCTCCCGAGCGCCCCTTCCTGACCCAGGAGGGCCTCACCTGGGACGACGGAAACGGAGTAGTGGTGACCCCCATCGGCTTCCCCATCACCGTGATGACCTTCGCCAAGATGGACACGAAGGTCCTGGAAGCCCGCCTCACCCGCACCTCCGACGGGGCCCTGAACCCCGTCTGCGCCTACGGGAGCCGGCAGTACTGGGAAAACCGCGAGTCCAGGCGGGAACAGGCAGTTAATGACTTAAAGGCCCACGGAGCCCTGGTCGTCATTCCCCACAAGCCCCTGACCCCGGGGGCGGAGTACGAGGTCTACGTGAGGGGGCAGATCGGGAGCGCCACCTGGGAGAAGACCTGGCGCTTCCGGGTGGACACCAACCTAGTCCCCCTTTGAAGAAGCCTTGAGGTACTGAACGCAGTAGGCTGCCCCCAGGGGGGAAAGGAGGGTGCAAGCCTCCAGGGCCTCCTGGGGATTCTCCCTATAGTGGGCCCGAAGGGCCGAGGCGATGCCGGAGGCGCAGAGGTCCGCTTCGTAAGGCGAGCAAAACTCCCAAGCGGCGGGGACGATCCTCTTCCCAAAGCGCTCCACCGCCTCCATGGCCGCCCCCGCGCGGCAATGGGCCAGGTATTCCCCCCTCCCCTCGGCGCAGACGCGGGCGGCGCTTTGGTTTTCCCCCTTCTCAAAGCCGCCCCTCGTGAAGGCGGCCCGGCCAACGTAGCGCGCGCAGGCCAGGGGGTCTGGAAGCTGGCCGCAAACGGTGAGGGGACGGGAAACCCCTTCCTCCAACAGCCGCAACCCCATGACTTCAGAGCACGCGCGGGCTGCTGGGCCTTGCAATCCGCGGCAAGGGGCCGTGGCATCCCCCACCAGAGGCCCCCGCAAATGGGCCCGGTAGTAGCCCCTAAGGCAAAGGAGCGCCTCGTCCCCCCTACAGACCGCCTGCGCCACGAAGGGCGGGAACACTCCCAGAGCCCGCCCCAGCTTCCAGGCGGGGAGGCCCGGCCCCGGGTGTCGGTAGGAGGCGAGGATGAAGCCGCCAAAGACAACGCCCGCCGCTAGGAGGAGGATGGAAAAAACCGCCAGGACCCTTTTGGCTACATGCATAGGTAGTGCTCCATCAATAGACGCCTAGCCCGCCCTTCGCCCGGGTTCGCATAGGCGCGGTACAGGGTCACGGACACCAAGAGGTCAAACCCCTTGTGCGTCCGGTTCCACGCCGAGCAAAGGTAACGGGCCATTCCTTTGCGCCGGAGGGCGTTGGCCTCTCCCTTTCCCCACGCCCCCCACCAGACCTTGCGCCAATGCTCCTTGCCGGAGCGCTCAATGGAGTACCGCGGTACCGCCTCGCTGTAGGTGGGGTCGCCCGAGATAAGCCACCGCCACGGGTCCACCACGGCCCCGGAGAGGGTTACCCCTTGGACCAGGGGCCATTCGTGCCGCCCGGGGCCCACAGGGGCGAAGTGCCCCCAGGCCACGGCCAGGCCCACGCTGTCCAAGCCCGAGGCGAGCCACTCCGGGGCCTTGTTGTAGTTGTCCGGGCCGTTGAGGGCGTACGCCCCATAGGCCAAGCTCACCGCCAAAGCGAGAAAAAGCGTGAGGCGGGTGAAGGGTCTGAAGGCGGGGGCGGGAAGCCAGCGGCGCGTCGCCTCAGGGGAGGGCCTGCGGTCCGCCACCCAACGGTAGCCGAAACGCAGGAGGCGGGGAACGCCGGGTAAGCGGTAGAGGAAGGCGAGGGAGCGGAAGGGCGAGGCGAAGAGGAGGCCGAGAAAGCCCTCCCCCTCCAGGTACCGCCTTCCCTCCACCTCCACCACCCAACTCCGCCGCGCCTCCAGGAGCTCCCGGACCTCTCCTTCCGCCGGCCTCAGCTCCGCCTCGGCCATGAAGGCCCTCACCAGCGCCTGCGCCACCCGGCGGCAGAAACCGCACCCCCCGTCGTAGTG
It includes:
- a CDS encoding CAP domain-containing protein, yielding MRRRNLALLVLLLTLSACGTLNLPGLEPNPVSLPTSSEPVAYVNPGSTYTLTLSLTETKKSVEVRVALADPCAKGTTSCPGWDASRYPGVTHPTEPVRLDGTRSQATLTFAVAPDALPQGPFKYEVVVRDEGGKEWTLPFYLKIRDTEGRSALKALNDWRTRAGLPPVQEDPEWSWRGWLHSRYMVQSYPDRRPHDEDLSQPFSTPEGKEAGKRGNEWLRFYRLNGQPVFPPEEQTVNRWIAAPFHRFNLIYPWPLTVGSGTYWDVGPLPGYGGSYGRSGSTLPNLSLWTSDKPTREVLFPSPGMVVPLDRYIGSENPNPIYPCSNPSASPERPFLTQEGLTWDDGNGVVVTPIGFPITVMTFAKMDTKVLEARLTRTSDGALNPVCAYGSRQYWENRESRREQAVNDLKAHGALVVIPHKPLTPGAEYEVYVRGQIGSATWEKTWRFRVDTNLVPL